In Tripterygium wilfordii isolate XIE 37 chromosome 15, ASM1340144v1, whole genome shotgun sequence, one DNA window encodes the following:
- the LOC120016564 gene encoding uncharacterized protein LOC120016564 produces the protein MEVELGLKITRTRDDITSLSDLRVSKDRNGPLFVSREIDAMFVLIAHLKDYRGDKIDIKISEDGSRIEIAGAKPVEETVLKRSILWDKNLELRIFKKVFRVPDGVVLDKIKAKFREEDSTLTIIMPKLVKGIVGSAIEEVKEEEVDRGTQETSTNIDPEQETTSVQESKEAERVVETKPEIAQTTPAEAPAEESDRGEPSATEDGIIEEEKQIDRNEGEIQETKKKKKKKKPKLCPPLVFGGSATLITLIVLIIGLIRSNKR, from the exons ATGGAGGTAGAATTGGGACTCAAGATCACCAGAACCAGAGATGATATCACCTCCTTGTCCGACCTCCGAGTCTCCAAAGATCGTAATGGCCCTCTTTTCGTGTCAAGAGAGATCGACGCCATGTTCGTCCTCATTGCACATCTCAAAG ATTACAGAGGAGACAAAATTGATATCAAGATAAGTGAAGATGGGAGTAGGATAGAAATAGCTGGGGCGAAGCCGGTTGAGGAGACGGTGTTGAAGAGGTCGATTTTGTGGGACAAGAACTTGGAATTGAGGATTTTCAAGAAGGTGTTCCGGGTACCGGATGGTGTGGTTTTGGATAAAATTAAGGCCAAATTCAGAGAAGAAGATTCAACTTTGACAATTATAATGCCTAAACTGGTGAAAGGAATTGTTGGGAGTGCGATTGAGGAAGTGAAGGAAGAAGAGGTTGATAGAGGTACTCAAGAAACAAGTACCAACATTGATCCTGAACAAGAAACTACTTCTGTACAAGAGTCTAAAGAAGCTGAACGGGTTGTGGAGACCAAACCTGAGATAGCGCAAACTACACCAGCAGAAGCGCCCGCGGAAGAATCTGATCGGGGGGAACCTTCAGCCACAGAAGATGGTATAATTGAAGAGGAGAAACAGATAGATAGGAATGAAGGAGAAATTcaagagacgaagaagaagaagaaaaagaaaaagcctaAACTGTGTCCTCCTCTTGTTTTTGGAGGATCAGCCACTCTTATCACTCTTATAGTTCTTATCATTGGGTTAATCAGGTCAAACAAAAGATAG
- the LOC119979797 gene encoding titin-like, whose product MVLKRWIMWNKKLKLRTFKKVFRVPDGVVLDKIKAKFNEEDSALTITMPKMVKGIVGVAIEEVKEEEVDRGTQVTGINIDPEQETTSVQESKEAERVLETKPEISQTTAGEAPTEESDRGETSATEDGLIEEESQETGEVSDNKGEFGATENVQESKEAEQVVETKPEIAQTAAGEAPTEESDRGGTSATDDGLIEEDSKEIGEVSDNKGESNATENVPQAVPERVGHIVDETTQEIEDQMEVKESIPEKEEEPSASKAVEEPQPEEIPELKEETPEAEKEVVGSELLVTGVEEPIKPEPDQEEQADNKQVNEQETDQARNEIQESVDKVESDATEKVPERLGQMVEETSQENEDQMEEKESTHKKVEEPSASNALEPKEVQPERQTQEPKTTMPPPEQAENKEQVHEQETDQARNKIEESMDKVESDATENVPERVGQIIEETSQEIEDQMKVKESTPEKVEKPSASIALEPMEVQPQRETQEHETTMPPPVEEPQPQEISELKEETSEAEKEVKGPELLVTGVEEHKTNEKSQIKSNVVEELEKQEAGVGVEESIKPEPEPEPEPEPDQEEQAENEIQESVDQVEADATENVPDRVGQIVEQTSPELEDQMEVKESRPKKVEEPSASNALEPKEVQPKQETQEPEKPMPPPVEEPQPEEIPELKKETPEAEKEVVGSELSVTGVEEHITNEKSQIESNVVEELVKQEAGVGVEEPIKPEPDQEEQPDNKEQVHEQETDRARNKIQESMDKVESDATENVPERAGQIIEETSQEIEDQMEVKESTPEKVEKPSASIALEPKEVQPKRETQEHETTMPPPVEEPQPQEIPELEEETTEAEKEVEGSELSVTGVEEHKTNEKSQIKSNVVEELEKQEAGVGVEEPIKPEPDQEEQAENEIQESVDQVEADATENVPERVGQIVEQTSPELEDQMEVKESIPKKVEEPSASNALEPKEVQLEQETQEPETTMPPTVEEPQPEEIPELKEETPEAEKEVVGSELSVTGVKEHKTNGKIQIESNAVEELEKQEAGVGVEEPIKPEPDQEEKVENKEKVHDLETDQARNEIKESVDKVESDAMENVPKKVGQIVEETTQEIEDQMEVKKSTPEKVELSASIALKPKEVQPKRETQEHETTMPPPVEEPQPEEIPELKEETQEAEKEVEGSELSVTGVEEHKTNRKSLIESNVVEELEKQEVGVGVEEPIKPEPDQEEQVEIKEQVHELETDQARNEIQDSVDKVKSDATENVPERVGQKVEETSQEIEDQMEVKESTPEKVEEPSVSIALEPKEVQPERETREPETTMPPPAGEPQPQEMKEETPEAEKEVVGSELSVTGIEEHKTNEKSQIEINVVEELEKQEAGVGVEEPIKPEPDQEVRAENKEQVHELETDQARNEIQELVDKVESDATKNVPEKVGQIVEETSQEIEDQMEVKESAPEKVEEPSVSIALEPKEVEPERETREPETTMPPPVEEPQPQEMKKETPEAEKEVVGSELSVTGVEEHKTNEKSQVEINVVEELEKQEAGVGVEEPIKPEPDQEVRAENKEQVHELETDQARNEIQESVDKVESDAMENVPEKVCQIVEQTSQEIEDQMEVKENAPEKVDELSASIALEPKEVQPKQETQEPETTMPPPVEELEVKESAPEKVEELSASIALEPKEVQPKRETQEPETTMPPPVEEPQPEEIPELKEETPEVEKDVVGPELSVTGVEEHKTNEKSHIKSNVVEELAKQEAAVGVEEPIKPEPDQEEQAENKKQVHEQETDQARNEIQESPDKVDSDATENVPERVCQIVEETSPEIEDQMEVKESTPEKVEEPSASIALEPKEVQPERETQEFETTMPPPVEEPQPEEIPELKEETPEAEKEVVESELSVTGVEEHKPNEKSQIESNVVEELEKKEAGVGVEEPIKPEPDQEEQAANKEQVHDHETDQASNEIQESVDEARLNGEEERNERINPEVEQQIDGSEGPIQENKKKKKKKPNLCPSLVVVGSATLVSLIVIVIRFIRSDHEQETVQTWNEIQESVDEARLTTEEEKNENVNPEAEKQIDRSEGPIQENEKQQKPDLCPLVVAGSATLISLVVLVIGSITSNKR is encoded by the coding sequence ATGGTGTTGAAGAGGTGGATTATGTGGAACAagaaattgaaattgaggaCTTTCAAGAAGGTGTTCCGGGTACCGGATGGTGTGGTTTTGGATAAAATTAAGGCCAAATTCAATGAAGAAGATTCAGCTTTGACAATTACAATGCCTAAAATGGTGAAAGGAATTGTTGGGGTTGCGATTGAGGAAGTGAAGGAAGAAGAGGTTGATAGAGGTACTCAAGTAACAGGTATCAACATCGATCCTGAACAAGAAACTACTTCTGTACAAGAGTCTAAAGAAGCTGAACGTGTTCTGGAGACCAAACCTGAGATATCGCAAACTACAGCAGGAGAAGCGCCCACGGAAGAATCTGATCGGGGGGAAACTTCAGCTACAGAAGATGGTTTAATTGAAGAGGAATCACAAGAAACTGGGGAAGTAAGTGATAACAAAGGGGAATTCGGTGCAACAGAGAATGTACAAGAGTCTAAAGAAGCTGAACAGGTTGTGGAGACCAAACCTGAGATAGCGCAAACTGCAGCAGGAGAAGCGCCCACGGAAGAATCTGATCGGGGGGGAACTTCAGCTACAGACGATGGTTTAATTGAAGAGGATTCAAAAGAAATTGGTGAAGTAAGTGATAACAAAGGGGAATCCAATGCAACAGAGAATGTACCTCAAGCGGTACCCGAAAGAGTTGGCCATATAGTTGACGAGACTACACAAGAAATTGAGGATCAAATGGAGGTGAAAGAAAGCATacctgaaaaagaagaagaaccttCTGCTTCCAAGGCAGTTGAAGAACCACAACCTGAAGAGATTCCAGAATTGAAAGAGGAAACACCAGAGGCAGAAAAAGAGGTAGTCGGGTCTGAGTTATTAGTGACTGGAGTTGAAGAACCAATAAAGCCTGAACCTGATCAAGAAGAGCAAGCAGACAACAAACAAGTTAATGAGCAAGAAACTGACCAAGCAAGGAATGAAATACAAGAATCGGTGGACAAAGTGGAATCCGATGCAACAGAGAAAGTACCAGAAAGACTTGGCCAGATGGTTGAGGAGACTtcacaagaaaatgaggatCAAATGGAGGAGAAAGAAAGCACACATAAAAAAGTAGAAGAACCTTCTGCTTCCAATGCCTTGGAACCTAAGGAAGTCCAACCCGAGCGACAAACTCAGGAGCCCAAGACAACAATGCCACCACCAGAGCAAGCAGAGAACAAAGAACAAGTTCATGAGCAAGAAACTGACCAAGCAAGGAATAAAATAGAAGAATCGATGGACAAAGTGGAATCCGATGCAACGGAGAATGTACCTGAAAGAGTTGGCCAGATAATTGAGGAGACTTCACAAGAAATTGAGGATCAAATGAAGGTGAAAGAAAGCACACCTGAAAAAGTAGAAAAACCTTCTGCTTCCATTGCCTTGGAACCTATGGAAGTCCAACCACAGCGAGAAACTCAGGAGCACGAGACAACAATGCCACCACCAGTTGAAGAACCACAACCTCAAGAGATTTCAGAATTGAAAGAGGAAACATCAGAGGCAGAAAAAGAGGTAAAGGGGCCTGAGTTATTAGTGACCGGAGTTGAAGAACACAAAACGAATGAAAAAAGTCAAATCAAAAGCAATGTGGTTGAAGAACTTGAAAAGCAAGAAGCTGGTGTGGGTGTTGAAGAATCAATAAAGCCTGAACCTGAACCTGAACCTGAACCTGAACCTGATCAAGAAGAGCAAGCAGAGAATGAAATACAAGAATCGGTGGACCAAGTGGAAGCCGATGCAACAGAGAATGTACCTGATAGAGTTGGCCAGATAGTTGAGCAGACTTCACCAGAACTTGAGGATCAAATGGAGGTGAAAGAAAGCAGACCTAAAAAAGTAGAAGAACCTTCTGCTTCCAATGCCTTGGAACCTAAGGAAGTCCAACCCAAGCAAGAAACTCAAGAGCCCGAGAAACCAATGCCACCACCAGTTGAAGAACCACAACCTGAAGAGATTCCAGAATTGAAAAAGGAAACACCAGAGGCAGAAAAAGAGGTAGTCGGGTCTGAGTTATCAGTGACCGGAGTTGAAGAACACATAACCAATGAAAAAAGTCAAATCGAAAGCAATGTGGTTGAAGAACTTGTAAAGCAAGAAGCTGGTGTCGGTGTTGAAGAGCCAATAAAGCCTGAACCTGATCAAGAAGAGCAACCAGATAATAAAGAACAAGTTCATGAGCAAGAAACTGACCGAGCAAGGAATAAAATACAAGAATCGATGGACAAAGTGGAATCCGATGCAACGGAGAATGTACCTGAAAGAGCTGGCCAGATAATTGAGGAGACTTCACAAGAAATTGAGGATCAAATGGAGGTGAAAGAAAGCACACCTGAAAAGGTAGAAAAACCTTCTGCTTCCATTGCCTTGGAACCTAAGGAAGTCCAACCCAAGCGAGAAACTCAGGAGCACGAGACAACAATGCCACCACCAGTTGAAGAACCACAACCTCAAGAGATTCCAGAATTGGAAGAGGAAACAACAGAGGCAGAAAAAGAGGTAGAGGGGTCTGAGCTATCAGTGACCGGAGTTGAAGAACACAAAACGAATGAAAAAAGTCAAATCAAAAGCAATGTGGTTGAAGAACTTGAAAAGCAAGAAGCTGGTGTGGGTGTTGAAGAACCAATAAAGCCTGAACCTGATCAAGAAGAGCAAGCAGAGAATGAAATACAAGAATCGGTGGACCAAGTGGAAGCCGATGCAACGGAGAATGTACCTGAAAGAGTTGGCCAGATAGTTGAGCAGACTTCACCAGAACTTGAGGATCAAATGGAGGTGAAAGAAAGCATACCTAAAAAAGTAGAAGAACCTTCTGCTTCCAATGCCTTGGAACCTAAGGAAGTCCAACTCGAGCAAGAAACTCAGGAGCCCGAGACAACAATGCCACCAACAGTGGAAGAACCACAACCAGAAGAGATTCCAGAATTGAAAGAGGAAACACCAGAGGCAGAGAAAGAGGTAGTGGGGTCTGAGTTATCAGTGACCGGAGTTAAAGAACACAAAACGAATGGAAAAATTCAAATCGAAAGCAATGCGGTTGAAGAACTTGAAAAGCAAGAAGCTGGTGTGGGTGTTGAAGAACCAATAAAGCCTGAACCTGATCAAGAAGAGAAAGtagagaacaaagaaaaagttCATGACCTAGAAACTGACCAAGCAAGGAATGAAATAAAAGAATCGGTGGACAAAGTGGAATCTGATGCAATGGAGAATGTACCTAAAAAAGTTGGCCAGATAGTTGAGGAGACTACACAAGAAATTGAGGATCAAATGGAGGTGAAAAAAAGCACACCTGAAAAAGTAGAACTTTCTGCTTCCATTGCCTTGAAACCTAAGGAAGTCCAACCCAAGCGAGAAACTCAGGAGCACGAGACAACAATGCCACCACCAGTTGAAGAACCACAACCTGAAGAGATTCCAGAATTGAAAGAGGAAACACAAGAGGCAGAAAAAGAGGTAGAGGGGTCTGAGTTATCAGTGACCGGAGTTGAAGAACACAAAACGAATAGAAAAAGTCTAATCGAAAGCAATGTGGTTGAAGAACTAGAAAAGCAAGAAGTTGGTGTGGGTGTTGAAGAACCAATAAAGCCTGAACCTGATCAAGAAGAGCAAGTAGAGATCAAAGAACAAGTTCATGAGCTAGAAACTGACCAAGCAAGGAATGAAATACAAGATTCGGTGGACAAAGTGAAATCCGATGCAACGGAGAATGTACCTGAAAGAGTTGGCCAGAAAGTTGAGGAGACTTCACAAGAAATTGAGGATCAAATGGAGGTGAAAGAAAGCACACCTGAAAAAGTAGAAGAACCTTCTGTTTCCATTGCCTTGGAACCTAAGGAAGTCCAGCCCGAGCGAGAAACTCGGGAGCCTGAGACAACAATGCCACCACCAGCTGGAGAACCACAACCTCAAGAAATGAAAGAGGAAACACCAGAGGCAGAAAAAGAGGTAGTGGGGTCTGAGTTATCAGTGACAGGAATTGAAGAACACAAAACGAATGAAAAAAGTCAAATCGAAATCAATGTGGTTGAAGAACTAGAAAAGCAAGAAGCTGGTGTGGGTGTTGAAGAACCAATAAAGCCTGAACCTGATCAAGAAGTGCGAGCAGAGAACAAAGAACAAGTTCATGAGCTAGAAACTGACCAAGCAAGGAATGAAATACAAGAATTGGTGGACAAAGTGGAATCTGATGCAACGAAGAATGTACCTGAAAAAGTTGGCCAGATAGTTGAGGAGACTTCACAAGAAATTGAGGATCAAATGGAGGTGAAAGAAAGCGCACCTGAAAAAGTAGAAGAACCTTCTGTTTCCATTGCCTTGGAACCTAAGGAAGTCGAGCCCGAGCGAGAAACTCGGGAGCCCGAGACAACAATGCCACCACCAGTTGAAGAACCGCAACctcaagaaatgaaaaaagaaacacCAGAGGCAGAAAAAGAGGTAGTGGGATCTGAGTTATCAGTGACAGGAGTTGAAGAACACAAAACGAATGAAAAAAGTCAGGTCGAAATCAATGTGGTTGAAGAACTAGAAAAGCAAGAAGCTGGTGTGGGTGTTGAAGAACCAATAAAGCCTGAACCTGATCAAGAAGTGCGAGCAGAGAACAAAGAACAAGTTCATGAGCTAGAAACTGACCAAGCAAGGAATGAAATACAAGAATCGGTGGACAAAGTGGAATCTGATGCAATGGAGAATGTACCTGAAAAAGTTTGCCAGATAGTTGAGCAGACTTCACAAGAAATTGAGGATCAAATGGAGGTGAAAGAAAACGCACCTGAAAAAGTAGACGAACTTTCTGCCTCCATTGCCTTGGAACCTAAGGAAGTCCAACCCAAGCAAGAAACTCAGGAGCCGGAGACAACAATGCCACCACCAGTTGAAGAACTAGAGGTAAAAGAAAGCGCACCTGAAAAAGTAGAAGAACTTTCTGCTTCCATTGCCTTGGAACCTAAGGAAGTCCAACCCAAGCGAGAAACTCAGGAGCCGGAGACAACAATGCCACCACCAGTTGAAGAACCACAACCTGAAGAGATTCCAGAATTGAAAGAGGAAACACCTGAGGTAGAAAAAGACGTAGTGGGGCCTGAGTTATCAGTGACTGGAGttgaagaacacaaaacaaatgaaaaaagtCACATCAAAAGCAATGTGGTTGAAGAACTTGCAAAGCAAGAAGCTGCTGTGGGTGTTGAAGAACCAATAAAGCCTGAACCTGATCAAGAAGAGCAAGCAGAGAATAAAAAACAAGTTCATGAGCAAGAAACTGACCAAGCAAGGAATGAAATACAAGAATCGCCGGACAAAGTGGACTCCGATGCAACAGAGAATGTACCTGAAAGAGTTTGCCAGATAGTTGAGGAGACTTCACCAGAAATTGAGGATCAAATGGAGGTGAAAGAAAGCACACCTGAAAAAGTAGAAGAACCTTCTGCTTCCATTGCCTTGGAACCTAAGGAAGTCCAACCCGAGCGAGAAACACAGGAGTTCGAGACAACAATGCCACCACCAGTTGAAGAACCACAACCTGAAGAGATTCCAGAATTGAAAGAGGAAACACCAGAGGCAGAAAAAGAGGTAGTGGAGTCCGAATTATCGGTGACTGGagttgaagaacacaaaccaaatgaAAAAAGTCAAATCGAAAGCAATGTGGTTGAAGAACttgaaaagaaagaagctgGTGTGGGTGTTGAAGAACCAATAAAACCTGAACCTGACCAAGAAGAGCAGGCAGCGAACAAAGAACAAGTTCATGATCATGAAACTGACCAAGCAAGTAATGAAATACAAGAATCGGTGGACGAGGCAAGACTTAATGGGGAAGAAGAAAGGAATGAGAGAATAAATCCAGAAGTGGAGCAACAGATAGATGGGAGTGAAGGACCAATTCAGgagaataagaaaaagaagaagaaaaaacctaACCTGTGTCCTTCTCTTGTTGTTGTAGGATCAGCCACTCTTGTCTCTCTGATAGTTATTGTCATTAGGTTCATTAGATCAGATCATGAGCAAGAAACTGTCCAAACATGGAATGAAATACAAGAATCGGTGGACGAAGCAAGACTTACTAcggaagaagaaaagaatgagAATGTAAATCCAGAAGCGGAGAAACAGATAGATAGGAGTGAAGGACCAATTCAGGAG